tctcccttttaTGTTAGGTGGTGCCATCTAGAATGTACCCAATACTTCCCTCTTTTAATGTCCCTGTGGAACTCATCTATCGATCCAAAGTCTGGCAGATGATTTATATGGGAGGAAACCGGACGCACAAAAGGTTTGATTCCAAATGGAAAGTGTTTGTCAATGACAATAATCTAAGAGCTGGGGATGCATGTGTATTTGAAATAATGGAGTGCAGTGATAC
This region of Malania oleifera isolate guangnan ecotype guangnan chromosome 10, ASM2987363v1, whole genome shotgun sequence genomic DNA includes:
- the LOC131166359 gene encoding B3 domain-containing protein Os04g0386900-like isoform X2, which produces MSCSAGDSSHKGKLHFSVILARSHVKPVYQMVVPSRMYPILPSFNVPVELIYRSKVWQMIYMGGNRTHKRFDSKWKVFVNDNNLRAGDACVFEIMECSDTNIKFKVQILRGDIPFNLVERKNGESLDSAVVIE